A genomic window from Lotus japonicus ecotype B-129 chromosome 1, LjGifu_v1.2 includes:
- the LOC130731936 gene encoding signal peptidase complex-like protein DTM1, whose translation MANDAALRTSLLWLAALILVVGICTNSFKKMMVTYVLGVAGIGGVLLPDWDYFNRDFSRWPYPVTSEEREASLHQGSGFLRFANSPLRVIGYIGVYGYAIYKWWEYVSG comes from the exons ATGGCGAACGACGCTGCCCTCAGAACCTCTCTGCTTTGGCTTGCAGCACTTATATTGGTGGTTGGCATATGCACTAACTCGTTCAAGAAGATGATGGTTACTTACGTTTTGGGTGTAGCTGGGATTGGTGGTGTGCTTCTACCTGATTGGGATTACTTCAACCGTGATTTCTCCCGTTGGCCTTACCCTGTTACTTCTGAGGAAAGGGAAGCCTCTCTTCATCAAGGATCTGGATTTCTAAG ATTTGCAAATTCTCCTTTGAGAGTGATTGGTTATATCGGGGTTTACGGATATGCAATTTACAAATGGTGGGAGTACGTATCAGGATAA